Within the Tessaracoccus flavescens genome, the region ACCGCGAACCTCAACCCGAGCCAGCTCGCGCACCTGCTCGGCCAGGTCAGCGACCTGTTCGACAGCGCCGTGCGCCCGGGCGAATCCCTGCGCCTGCCTTTCCAGCTGCTCTGCAGCCGCGCCTGGGTCAACCACGAGGAGATGACCGGCCCGGTCGTCCTGCCAGAGAGTGCACTAGCCATCCCCCTCTGATGCACAGTCTGGCCCGCAGGTAGTGGCCGCGCGTGGCGGGCACTAAGCTGGCATCTGCGAAAGGAGCGTCATGCCCATAGAGCCACGTCATCCACTGGTCGAGATCAAGGATGCGGTTTCCGACTTCGTCGCCAAGGAGGCCGAACTCGCCTCTGCCGAGCTGAAGCCTGCGGCGAAGGCCGCCGGAATGGGCGCCGGATTCTTTGCCGGCGCCGCCGTCTTCCTCTTCCATGCGCTCTGGATGCTGGTCATCCTGATCACGCTTGCGGTCGGTCTGCTGCTGCACTCGGTGACCCCGATGGGGCCGTGGGTCTCGTTCACCCTCGGCTTCCTGGTGAGCGTCCTCTTCTCCGTTCTGGTGGCGGGCATCCTGTTCACACTCGGCCGCGGCAAGTTCTCCCAGGTGAAGAAGCCGGAGGCCACGATCAGCGAGGCGAAGGCCACGCTGGACGCGGTCGTGGACGCCATCGCTTCACGCACGAAGGGCAGCGACGTCGCCATCAAGCCGGGCAATCTGCCTCAGTTCCGCGACGCGGAAGAGGGCGACCTGCCCTGACCACTGGTCGGAGGGTGCACCCACCTGGCAGGCTTGGCCCATGACCACTTGGGAATACTTCGTCGCTCCGATCCTGTCGCACGTCGCACAGCAGATCCTCAACAACTTCGGCTCTGAGGGCTGGGAACTGATCCAGCTCGCTCCTGGCCCGAACCCCGACACGCTCGTCGGCTACTTCAAGCGGCCCGCCGCGAACTCCTGATGCACGCCTCTGAGCGCCTGGCTGAGCTGGGCATCGACCTTCCTGCCGTCGCCGCCCCGGTCGCCGCCTACGTGCCAGCCACCCGCGCTGGAGGTCAGATCCTCACCTCGGGGCAGCTCCCCTTCGTCGACGGCGCGCTCAGCGTGACCGGGAAGGTGGGCGCCGAGGTGTCGGCCGAGGAGGCAGCGTCCGCGGCGAGGATTGCGGCACTCAACGCCGTGGCAGCCGCGGCCGATGTCGCGGGCGGCGTGGACCTGATCCGTCGCGTGGTGAAGGTCGTCGTGTTCGTCGCGAGCGACCCGGCGTTCAGCGGCCAGCCTGCCGTAGCCAACGGCGCCTCGCTCCTGCTCGGAGAGATCTTCGGTGAGGCGGGCGTCCACGTGCGCAGCGCCGTCGGGGTCGCCGTCCTCCCCCTCGACTCGCCGGTCGAGGTGGAACTGGTGGTCGAGGTCTGATGAACCAGCCGGAGGCGATCAACCAGGCTCTGGCGACCCTCTACCCAGACGCCAGGGCCGAGCTCGACTTCACGTCGCCTTTCGAGCTGCTGATCGCCACCGTGCTCTCCGCACAGTCGACCGACCGCAGGGTCAACGCCGTCACCGCCGTCCTCTTCGACAGGTATCCGACGCCGCTGGCTCTCGCGGAGGCCGACCGGGCCCAGGTCGAGGAGATCATCCAGCCGGTCGGCTTCTTCCGGAACAAGACCACCGCCATCATCGGCCTGTCACGCAGCCTCGTCGACGACTTCGACGGGAACGTCCCGGACACGCTCGACGAGCTCGTCACCCTTCCCGGTGTGGGCAGGAAGACGGCGAACGTCGTGCTCGGCAACGCCTTCGACATCCCAGGCATCACCCCGGACACCCACCTGATCCGCCTGGCCAACCGGTTCGGCTGGGTCGAGAGCACCAAGCCCGACGTCGTCGAGCAGGCTGTCGGCGCCCTCTTCCCCCCTTCGGAGTGGGTGATGGTGTGTCACCGGGTCATCTGGCACGGCCGCCGCTGCTGCCATGCCAGGAAGCCCGCCTGCGGAGCCTGCGTCGTCTACGACCTGTGCCCAAGCCGGGATCTCGGCGAACAGGATCCGGTCAAGGCGGCGAAGCTCATTCGGGAGCCTCGTAACTGACGGGTACGCTCGTCCCCGATGAGGATCCCGCGCACCGTCACAACCGCCGCAGCCCTGCTGCTGCTGTCGGCCTGCGTGCCGAATGGAGTTGACGCCCCGACGTCGCCAGCGCCCCCGACCCCAGCGGCCACCTCGCCTGCCGACCTCGCCGCGCTCAGGCAGCAGTACGGCCTCCCTGACTGCCCGACGACCGATCCCGAGGCCGAGCAGCTCGATGGGGGGCTCCCGCGCACCGCGCTGACCTGTCTCGGCAGCGACACCGTGCTCAACCTCGCGGGGCTCCCCCGCACCCCGACGGTGATCAACCTGTGGGCGCAGTGGTGCGCGCCGTGCCGCGCAGAGTCTCCCTATCTGCGCGCCGTCTCCGCCGACCTGACAGAGGTGTCCTTCATCGGGATCAACTACGACGATCCTCAGCCCGACTGGGCCCTCGAGTTCGCGGATCTGGTCGGCTGGGACTACCCGCACATCATGGATCCACAGAAGGAACTGCAGGTGCCGCTCAAGGTGCCGGGCCTTCCCACCACCTACTTCATCGACGCAGACGGACGCATCGCCGGGGTCCACCCTGGAGAGCTCGAGTCGGAACAGCAACTGAGGGACCTGACGGCGAAATACCTGGGGGTCTCGTGAGGCACCCGGAGGCATTCGCCGACCTGGAGCGCGCCCTCCGGGAAGGCCCGGTTCCCCGCAGCATCGGGCTCGACCGCTCCCCGCGCGGAGAGCGTCACGCCGCCGTGCTGATGCTGTTCACCGATGACGCCGACCCCGAACTCACCTTCGTGACGCGGGCGGAGACGCTCCGCAAACATCCGGGGCAGATGGCACTCCCAGGGGGCCGCGTCGAGCCCGGGGACACCACTCGGGCCCACACGGCGCTGCGGGAGGCGAACGAGGAGATCGGGTTGGTGGCCGACGCCGTCTCCGTGCTCGGCGAACTGCCGCCGCTGTGGGTGCCTGCCTCGCGGTTCGACGTGACGACGGTGCTGGGCGTGTGGGAGGGCGGCACGCCGCTCGAACCGGTCGACCCGGCCGAGACGGGCGCGGTGCACTGCTACCGGGTCTCCGACCTCGCTTCCGAGGCGGTCCGCGTCACCGCGAGCCACCCGACGGGGTTCCTGAGCCCCGCCTTCGTGTTCGGCGACCAGTTCATCTGGGGCCTCACCGCCCACCTCGTCGACTGGGTGCTCGAACTTGGCGGTTGGGCACGTCCCTGGGATGCCGACCGCATCGTGGAGATTCCGGCGCGCTACCTGCGCGACTGAGCCGAAAATGGCGAGGCGTGCCGGAACGTCTCGTTCCGGCACGCCCCCTGAGCGCGTGTCAGTCCTTGCGGCGAGGCGGCAGCACCGTGATTGTCGCCGCCGGATCGTCCTGGTAGTTGAGCAGCACGTCGTGCCAGCTCTCGATGTCGGGCCGCGAGCGCAGCAGCGCACGGCGCTCCCGCTCTGTCATGCCGCCCCAGACCCCCCACTCGATGTGGTTGTCGAGTGCCTCGGCGAGACACTCCGACCTGACGGGGCAGCCCATGCAGACGGAACGAGCCCGCTTCTGGTCCTTACCTTCAGGAAAGAGTGAATCCGCCATGTCGCGGCACTTGGCCTGCAGGGTCCATTCACTTGCTTCTGCGAGAGACATCTCCTGCCCTCCTTCGCGCAGTTGCTGACTTGTCTCCGACGCTAGCGCATCCCACGCTCACCGCAACAGGGGTTCAGCGCCACAACTTCGGTTGTCAAGTACAAACGATGGTGACTTTAGGTCGGTAACGTAGGATGTGGACCATGAAGTCTGCCTCCCTCAGCCAGAAGGCGTACTCCCTGCTGATGTTCCTGGCGGTCAGCGTGCTCGCCGGGCTCCTGATCTCCGGCCTCGCTGTGCCGTTCACCGCACTGACCGGCAGCGCGGGCAAGATGGCCGTCACGGCCCTCGAGGACATGCCTGCGGAACTCCGCACGCCGCCTCAGCATGAACGCTCCGAGGTCTACATGGCCGACGGGTCCCTGTTGGCAACGTTCGCGGATGAGAACCGCGAGTACGTGACCCTCGACAAGATCTCGACGCAGATGCAGATGGCGCAGCTGGCGATCGAGGACCACCGCTTCTACGAGCACGGAGCCATCGACTTCCAGGGCTTCGGCCGCGCCGCCATCAAGACGCTGACCGGCGACACCCAGGGCGCCTCGACGCTCACCCAGCAGTACGTGAAGATGGTCCGCATCGAGATGGCCCGCGCATCCGGCGACGAGGAGGCCCGACGCAAGGCTGACGAGGTCACGATCGAGCGCAAGATCATTGAGGCGCGCTACGCGATGGCGCTCGAGGAGGAGCTCACCAAGGACGAGATCCTGGAGCGCTACCTCAACATCGCCTACTACGGCGACGGCGCCTACGGCGTCCAGGCTGCAGCGAAGCAGTACTTCGGCGTGAACGCTGCAGACCTCAACCTCAGCCAGTCGGCGATGCTCGCAGGCATCGTGCAGAACCCCACGTCCTTCGCGCCAACCAGCAAGGGCAAGGTGCGCGAACAGTCGATCAAGAAGACCACCGAACGTCGCGACGTGGTGCTCAACCAGATGGCCAAGTGGGACATGATCACCCTTGATGAGGCGGAGGAGGCCAAGACCCCGCTCGACTTCAGCAAGGGCCAGCGAACCTACATCGGCTGCGCCAACTCCGACTACCCCTTCATCTGCGACTACGTCCGTCGCACGCTGATCTCCGACCAGATGACCTCGCTCGGAGAGACGGCGGAAGAGCGCACCAACACGCTGGAGCGCGGCGGCCTGCGGATCCACACGCTGATCGATCCGGCGGCCCAGAACTCGGCCCAGAAGGCCGTGAGCAACATGGTCGCCTCCACCGACCCCGTGCTGGCCAACTCGGTGCTGATCCAGCCGAGCACCGGTCTGATCGTCGCCATGGCGCAGTCGCGCCCGGTGATGGGCGAGAAGGAGTTCGACCAGACCTTCTACAACTACAACGTCGGCGCAAGCATGGGTGGCGCCGAGGGCTACCAGGCGGGCTCGACCTTCAAGACGTTCGTGCTCGCCTCCGCGCTGAACCAGGGCGCCACTCCGGACAAGACCTACAACGCGCCGGGCAGGATGCAGTTCAAGGGCGACACGTTCCGCAACTGCGAGGGCCCGTTCAAGTTCGACCAGGACTACGAGCCACAGAACCAGGGTAGGCGGGGTTACGGCACGATCGACATGATGAAGGCCTCCCAGAGTTCGGTGAACACGTACTTCATCCAGCTGATCCGCGACACCGGCATCTGCTCGGCCATCGACATGGCGAAGCTGGCCGGGGTCGAGCGCTCCGACGGCAAGGACATGCGGGTCGACGCGAACTTCCCCGCCTGGGTGCTCGGCACGACCGACGTGACCCCGCTCTCCATGGCAGAGGCCTACGCCACCTTTGCCAACCGCGGCATCCACTGCGAGCCGATCATCCTGAAGTCGGTCGAGCGCAACGACGGGACCGCCGTCGAGGTGCCTTCGGCCAACTGCAAGCAGGTCATCCGCCAGGAGGTCGCCGACGGCGTCAACTACATCCTCAAGTCCGTGGCCCTGAAGGGCACCGGAAGGCCGGCCGCCCTCGGGGACGGCCGCGATGAAGCAGGCAAGACCGGCACCACAAACGGCGCCAAGGCCGTGTGGTACGCCGGTTACACCCCGGAGATGGCTGGCGTGGCCATGATCACCGTCGACAAGACAAACCCGCACTTCAAGGGCACCAAGAACCCCTCGCTGACCGGCGTGCGGGTCAAGGGCGGCAGACTCGACGGATCAGGTGGTGGCGACGCGGGCCAGATCTGGAAGGCCGCCATGAAGTCGGCCCTCCGTGACAAGCCGAAGACCAAGTTCACCGCCCCCTCCAAGAGCATCCTCGAGGGCGTCAAAGTCAAGGTGCCGAGCATCAAGGGAATGGGTTACAACGAGGCGAAGCAGACGCTCGAGGCGGCCGGCTTCAGCACCTCGGTGTGGCGCGTCTACTCCAATAGCAGCAAGGGCACCTTCCTCGGCATCGAGCCCAGCGGTACCGCGACCAAGTTCTCCACCATCCGGATGAAGATCTCCAACGGTCCCAAGCCGAAGCCCAAGCCGAAGCCGACGACCCCGGCCACCCCGAATCCTCAGGCCCCCGCGTCGATCGCACCTCCCGCGGTGGAGCCGACCCCGCCGGCCGCCCAGCCGACGCCGCAGCGCTGATGCGCAGACCCGTCGCCACGGCAGCCGGTGCCGTGGCGGCAGTCGGGGCCGCCTGCTTCGGCTGGGGGCTGCTCGAGGCACGCCTGTTCACCGTCCGCGAGGCGCGGCTGCCGCTCCTGCCCCAGGGCAGCCAGGACCTGAGAGTGCTACACCTTTCAGACGTGCACCTCCTCAGCAGGCAGGCCACCAAGCTGGAGTTCCTGCGCTCGCTGGCCGATCTGGCCCCCGACCTCGTCGTCAACACGGGCGACAACATCTCCGAGGCCGGCGCGGTCTACCCTCTGATGCAGGCCCTGGCAGGGCTCCGAGGAGTGCCTGGGGTGTTCGTCTTCGGCTCGAACGACTACTACGCGCCGAAGTTCAAGAACCCCGTGTGCTACCTGCTCGACGGCCGCTCGCACATGGCCGCCGCGCCCCCGGTCGAACTGCCTTGGCGCGATCTCCGCGATCGACTGGAGGGTTACGGCTGGGTCGATCTCACAGGGCACCGCGCCACCCTCGAGGTCGACGGCCTGCGGATCTCCTTCCGTGGCACCGACGACGCCCACCTGGAGAAGGACGACTACGCGCTCGTCGGCGGGCCCGCAGACGAAACGGCCGACCTCAACATCGGCGTCACCCATGCCCCCTACGCCCGTATTCTCGACGCGATGGCCGCGGACGGCATGGACCTGATCTTCGCCGGCCATACCCACGGCGGTCAGGTCTGCGTCCCAGGCTACGGCGCCCTGATCACCAACTGCGACCTGGATACGGCACGGGTCAAGGGCCTCTCCCGCCACGGCGCGGCCCACCTGCACGTCTCCGGCGGGCTCGGCACCTCCCCGTTCGCCCCGTACCGGTTCGCGAACCGCCCCGAGATCACCCTGCTGACACTCACCGCCCGATCCGCCTGATCCAGTTCGCGATTCCGCCCCGGTTCGGCTAATATTTCCGATGGCTCACGAGCCATCGGGGTGTGGCGCAGCTTGGTAGCGCGCGTCGTTCGGGACGACGAGGCCGCAGGTTCAAATCCTGTCACCCCGACCAGTGAGGTCGCAGTGCAAGCCCGGATCCGGCAACGGACCGGGCTTTTCTGTACCCGGCTCACGCCGACTCCGCCACGCCGAAGTGTTCCGCCAGCAATCTCCGTGGCAGTTCCCGCCCGAAGCGGGCGAGAAGAGTTGCCGGACCGTTCACCTCGTCTCCTGTCGGCGTGTGCTGTCTCCGGTCATGTCCCGTCTGTCAGTGCGACCAGGCGGCCGCAGGGCACGCCAGTGGGTCCCCCGGAACGGGATACTACAACTTGTAGTCCACCGTTCTGGGTGCGACCTGCTCCCTTCGCGGCCACCCGTTCCGCCATCCAC harbors:
- a CDS encoding metallophosphoesterase encodes the protein MRRPVATAAGAVAAVGAACFGWGLLEARLFTVREARLPLLPQGSQDLRVLHLSDVHLLSRQATKLEFLRSLADLAPDLVVNTGDNISEAGAVYPLMQALAGLRGVPGVFVFGSNDYYAPKFKNPVCYLLDGRSHMAAAPPVELPWRDLRDRLEGYGWVDLTGHRATLEVDGLRISFRGTDDAHLEKDDYALVGGPADETADLNIGVTHAPYARILDAMAADGMDLIFAGHTHGGQVCVPGYGALITNCDLDTARVKGLSRHGAAHLHVSGGLGTSPFAPYRFANRPEITLLTLTARSA
- a CDS encoding WhiB family transcriptional regulator, giving the protein MSLAEASEWTLQAKCRDMADSLFPEGKDQKRARSVCMGCPVRSECLAEALDNHIEWGVWGGMTERERRALLRSRPDIESWHDVLLNYQDDPAATITVLPPRRKD
- a CDS encoding TlpA family protein disulfide reductase, with product MRIPRTVTTAAALLLLSACVPNGVDAPTSPAPPTPAATSPADLAALRQQYGLPDCPTTDPEAEQLDGGLPRTALTCLGSDTVLNLAGLPRTPTVINLWAQWCAPCRAESPYLRAVSADLTEVSFIGINYDDPQPDWALEFADLVGWDYPHIMDPQKELQVPLKVPGLPTTYFIDADGRIAGVHPGELESEQQLRDLTAKYLGVS
- a CDS encoding NUDIX hydrolase, which encodes MRHPEAFADLERALREGPVPRSIGLDRSPRGERHAAVLMLFTDDADPELTFVTRAETLRKHPGQMALPGGRVEPGDTTRAHTALREANEEIGLVADAVSVLGELPPLWVPASRFDVTTVLGVWEGGTPLEPVDPAETGAVHCYRVSDLASEAVRVTASHPTGFLSPAFVFGDQFIWGLTAHLVDWVLELGGWARPWDADRIVEIPARYLRD
- a CDS encoding phage holin family protein, giving the protein MPIEPRHPLVEIKDAVSDFVAKEAELASAELKPAAKAAGMGAGFFAGAAVFLFHALWMLVILITLAVGLLLHSVTPMGPWVSFTLGFLVSVLFSVLVAGILFTLGRGKFSQVKKPEATISEAKATLDAVVDAIASRTKGSDVAIKPGNLPQFRDAEEGDLP
- a CDS encoding RidA family protein, yielding MHASERLAELGIDLPAVAAPVAAYVPATRAGGQILTSGQLPFVDGALSVTGKVGAEVSAEEAASAARIAALNAVAAAADVAGGVDLIRRVVKVVVFVASDPAFSGQPAVANGASLLLGEIFGEAGVHVRSAVGVAVLPLDSPVEVELVVEV
- a CDS encoding transglycosylase domain-containing protein; amino-acid sequence: MKSASLSQKAYSLLMFLAVSVLAGLLISGLAVPFTALTGSAGKMAVTALEDMPAELRTPPQHERSEVYMADGSLLATFADENREYVTLDKISTQMQMAQLAIEDHRFYEHGAIDFQGFGRAAIKTLTGDTQGASTLTQQYVKMVRIEMARASGDEEARRKADEVTIERKIIEARYAMALEEELTKDEILERYLNIAYYGDGAYGVQAAAKQYFGVNAADLNLSQSAMLAGIVQNPTSFAPTSKGKVREQSIKKTTERRDVVLNQMAKWDMITLDEAEEAKTPLDFSKGQRTYIGCANSDYPFICDYVRRTLISDQMTSLGETAEERTNTLERGGLRIHTLIDPAAQNSAQKAVSNMVASTDPVLANSVLIQPSTGLIVAMAQSRPVMGEKEFDQTFYNYNVGASMGGAEGYQAGSTFKTFVLASALNQGATPDKTYNAPGRMQFKGDTFRNCEGPFKFDQDYEPQNQGRRGYGTIDMMKASQSSVNTYFIQLIRDTGICSAIDMAKLAGVERSDGKDMRVDANFPAWVLGTTDVTPLSMAEAYATFANRGIHCEPIILKSVERNDGTAVEVPSANCKQVIRQEVADGVNYILKSVALKGTGRPAALGDGRDEAGKTGTTNGAKAVWYAGYTPEMAGVAMITVDKTNPHFKGTKNPSLTGVRVKGGRLDGSGGGDAGQIWKAAMKSALRDKPKTKFTAPSKSILEGVKVKVPSIKGMGYNEAKQTLEAAGFSTSVWRVYSNSSKGTFLGIEPSGTATKFSTIRMKISNGPKPKPKPKPTTPATPNPQAPASIAPPAVEPTPPAAQPTPQR
- the nth gene encoding endonuclease III; this encodes MNQALATLYPDARAELDFTSPFELLIATVLSAQSTDRRVNAVTAVLFDRYPTPLALAEADRAQVEEIIQPVGFFRNKTTAIIGLSRSLVDDFDGNVPDTLDELVTLPGVGRKTANVVLGNAFDIPGITPDTHLIRLANRFGWVESTKPDVVEQAVGALFPPSEWVMVCHRVIWHGRRCCHARKPACGACVVYDLCPSRDLGEQDPVKAAKLIREPRN